The genomic segment GCGCCATCGGCTTGGGTCATCGGCCTGATGCGCAATGCCGGAGCATGAGGGGCAGGCAGCACCGGCGCTGCGCGCTGGTGACTTCAGGCAAAATTTCCCCATGCCTGTCCAAAGCCCCGCCCCCTTTCCGCAAAGCCGCCCGCGCCGGCTGCGCCGTGACGCCTTCACCCGCGCGCTGGTGCGCGAACATGCGCTCGCGCCGCAGGATCTGATCTATCCCGTGTTCGTGCACGAGGGCCAAAACCAGCGCCAGGCCGTTGCGTCCATGCCCGGCGTCGATCGGCTGAGCCTGGATTTGTTGCTGCCCGTGGCCGAGGACTGCCTGCGGCTGGGCATTGTCGTGCTGGCGCTGTTTCCCGTCATCGCCCCGGCCCTGAAGACGCCCGATGCCAGGGAGGCGCTGAACCCCGAGGGCCTGATTGCGCGCGTGGTGCGCGCGTTGAAGAAGGAGTTGCCCGAACTCGGCCTGATGACCGATGTGGCGCTCGACCCTTACACCAGCCACGGCCAGGACGGCGTTCTCGGCCCGGCCGGGGACATCATCAACGACGACACGGTGGCGCTGCTGACGCGCCAGGCCCTGACCCATGCCGAGGCCGGCGTGGACATCATCGCCCCCAGCGACATGATGGACGGGCGCATCGGCGCGATCCGCGAGGCGCTGGAGGTGCAGGGCCACATCCACACCCGCATCATGGCCTACAGCGCCAAGTACGCCAGCGCCTTCTACGGCCCTTTCCGCGACGCCGTCGGCTCGCGCAGCGCGCTCGGCCAGGCCGACAAAAACACCTACCAGATGGACCCCGGCAACAGCGACGAGGCCCTGCGCGAGGTGGCCATCGACATCGCCGAAGGCGCCGACATGGTGATGGTCAAGCCCGGTATGCCGTACCTGGACATCGTGCGCCGCGTGAAGGACGAGTTCCGCATGCCCACCTTCGTCTACCAGGTCAGCGGCGAGTACGCGATGATCAAGGCCGCCGCCGCCAATGGCTGGCTCGACCACGACGCAGTGATGATGGAATGCCTGCTGGCCTGCAAACGCGCAGGCGCCGACGGGGTGCTGAGCTACTTTGCCCGCGATGCGGCAAGATTGCTCCTCAAAAGATAGCTCAAAGCGCATACGGAACGGGCGCCACGGGCGCGTTCAGGCGTTCACGCACCCACGCACCCACGAATCCACGCATCGACGAACCCCGGCCCGGGCCACATGCGCATCTTTCACATCCATGGCGGCGGCGTGCAGGAACTGGCGGCCCTGCCGGCCCGGATGCCGGCGCAGGGCTTTGTCTGGATCGCCTGCTCCCGCCCGGTCTTCCAGGCCCGGCTGGCGGACATACAGGGCAGCCTGCAAGCCCTCGCCGGTCTGCAACTGGTGGACTTGCATGTCTCTGACCTGCTCAACGCGCAACTGCCTTCGCATTTCGACTACACCTCGCAGTACGACCTGCTGGTGTTCCGCCGGCTGGCCAGCGCGCAGGGCCATGCCGCCGCCGCGCCGCAGGATGGGCCTGCGCCTGCCGGCAAACGCCGTGGCCCGCCGGTGCTGCGGCGCATCGACACCAGCCCCGTCGGCTTTGCGCTGTTCGACCAATTGCTGCTGACGGTGCACCCCGACGACTGCGCCGTGCGCAATGCCTATGCGGCGCGCCTGCTGGCCGCCCTGCCCGGCGCCAGCCCCGCAGAGGGCCGCAGCAGCCCGCTACCCGGCGCCCGCCTGCCCGGCAGCCCGGCCGACCTGATGCTGCGCGTGATCCACCTGATGGTCGATGGCTACCTGGACCTGCGCCGCGAACTCACGCGCCAACTCGACCACTGGCAGACCGAGCTGCTCAAGCCGCGCGCGCGTGGCGTGAACTGGGCCTCGCTGCTGCAGGCGCGGCTGGCGCTGCACGCTCTGGACGAAATCTGCGAAGGCCAGCGCGCGGCCTTGCAGGACTGGATCGAGACGCTGGAGACCTGGGCCTTGCCCGACAGCCCGGCGGGCCTGCGCGAGCTGGACCTGCTCAAGGTGCGCAGCCGCGACGTGCTCGAACACATAGAGCGCGTGGTGCGCCATGTGCGGCGGCTGGAGCAAAGCACGGAGACCGCCGTGCAAATCCATTTTTCGGTGCAGAGCCAGCGCACCAACGACACCATGCGCACGCTGACGGCGCTGACGGCGGTGTTCCTGCCGCTGAACCTGATGGCCGGCATCTTCGGCATGAACTTCGAGTTCCTGCCGCTGACCGACAAAGCCAATGGCTTTTGGTGGGCGCTGGCAGCGATGCTGTTCATCGCGCTGGCGTTGCTGCTGCTGTTTTGGCGCAAGCGCTATCTGGCGCGCAGCGGGCGCTGAGCCGGGGCCGGTTCAGCGGCTGACGAAACTGCCCGACGCTCCGCCATGCTTTTGCAGCACCCGCACCCCGTGGATGACCATCCCCCGATCCACCGCCTTGCACATGTCGTAGATGGTCAGCAGCGCGATCTGCACGGCCGTCAGGGCTTCCATCTCGACGCCCGTCGGACCCACGGTCTCCACGGTGGCCGTGCACGATATGCCGCTGGCGTCCGTCGGGGCCGGGGCTGCGGCGTCGAATTCGATCGCGACGCGGGTCAATGCCAGCGGGTGGCACAGCGGGATCAGCTCGCTGGTCTTTTTCGCCGCCTGTATGCCGGCGATGCGGGCAACGCCCAGCACATCCCCTTTGCGCGCCGTCCCGGTTTTGATCAGCGCCAGCGTTTCTGGCAACATTTCGATCCGCCCGCAGGCAATGGCCATGCGGTGGGTGGCAGGCTTGGCAGCCACATCGACCATGTGCGCATGGCCTTGGGCATCGAAGTGGGTGAGTGCGGACATGCAGTGGAAAAACAGTGCGGGACAGGCTTTGCCTGAACCATCATCGGACATCGGACGGGAGCATCATACGATCATGCGAAATTGGCTAAAGCGCCTGTGCGCCAGAGAAAAAGAGCGCCTGCACGCCGGTTGGGCGGGGCGCCTGCGCGCCAGCGGCATTCATCTGGGCATCAGCCTGGGCATTGCAGCGCTGGCAGCGCTGCTGGTTTTTGGCCTGTGGTACCCGTATCCGTACCGGGACGTTTCCGGCGGGCGGACGCTGTTCCTGCTCGTGGTCAGTGTCGACGTGATCATGGGGCCGCTGATCACCTTGGCCATTTTCAACCGCACCAAGCGCCGGCGCGAGCTGGTGCTGGACCTTTCCGTGGTGGGCATGCTGCAACTGGCGGCCCTGGGCTATGGCCTGTGGACCGTCTTCGTGGCCCGGCCGGTGCATCTGGTGTTCGAATACAGCCGCATGAGCGTGGTCCATGCCATCGATGTCGATGACCAACTGCTGGCCAAGGCGCCGCCAGCGCTGCAAAAGCTGCCGATCACCGGCCCCACGCTGATTGCGCTGCGGCCTTTCAAGGACGCCAACGAGCAATATGACGCCACGATGGCCGCGCTCGACGGCGCCGCGCTGCCGGCGCGCTGCGATCTGTGGCAGCCCTATGCCAGCAGCACCGCCGACATCCTTGCCGTGGCCAAGCCGATCACCGATCTGCGCCAGCGCTTTGCCCAGCAGACGGCGCGGATCGATCGCGCGGTGGCAGACAGCGGCCAGCCGGCAGCGCAGTTGCGCTACCTGCCGCTGATCGATCGCGGCACCGCCTGGACCATGCTGCTGGACGCCGCCACGGCCGAGCCCCGGGGATTTCTGGCGCTGGACCCGTTCTGATGCCGCCGTTCCTGTGCCGCAAGGCCAAAGCCGTGGTGCAACGGGCGCTGCTGGCCCTGACCGTGGGCGCGTGCGCGCTGGCATGGGCGCCACCGGCCAGCGCGCAGACCGGCCTGCCGACCCTGGGCGACGGCAGCGAACTGGGCAGCAGCGCCGAGCGCCGCCTGGGCGATCGCATCATCCGCGAGCTTTACCGCGACCCCGACTACATCGACGACCCGGTGCTGGAGGACTATGTGCAGGGCCTGTGGCAGTCGCTGCTGGCGGCGGCCCGCGCCCGCGGGGAACTGTCGGCCGAACTCGACGAGCGCTTTGCCTGGGAGGTGCTGCTCGGGCGCGACCGGAGCGTGAACGCCTTCGCCCTGCCCGGCGGCTATCTCGGGCTGCACCTCGGTCTGGTCGGCGTCACCAGCACGCGCGATGAACTGGCCTCGGTGCTGGCGCACGAGCTCAGCCATGTCCTCCAGCGCCATGTCTCGCGCCTGCTCACCGCGCAGAAAAAACAGACACCGCTGTTGCTCGGCGCGCTGGTGCTGGGCGCGCTGGCCGCGAGCAAGAACCCGGACGCGGCCCAGGCCCTGGTGGTCGGCGGCCGGGCGCTGCTGCTGCAAAACCAACTGAACTTCTCGCGCGACATGGAGCGCGAGGCCGACCGCATCGGCTACGGGCTGATGGCGCCTGCCGGCTTCGCCCCCCAGGGCTTCGTCGGCATGTTCGACAAACTGCAACAGGCCAACCGCCTCAATGACAACGGCTCCTGGCCCTATCTGCGCAGCCACCCGCTGACCACCGAGCGCAGCGCCGACATGCACGCGCGCATCCCGCCGGGCACGGCCATCGGCGCCACGGCGGCGGCGCCCGCGACGCTGGAACACGCACTGGTGGCAGCGCGCGCCAGAGTGCTTGCCAACCCGGGCGTGGACAGCCTGCGCCAATGGATCGCCGAACCGCACAGCAGCGGCTGGGCCAGCCAGCCGCTGCCGCACCGCGCCGCCGCGCTGTACGTCGCCGCCTTGGGCAGCAGCCAACTGCGCGATGCCGCCGGCGCGCGCGCTGCGGCCCAAAAGCTCGACGATCTGGTGCGCAACGCGCCCGATGCCCGGCAGGCGTCGGACCCGGCCACCCGCAGGCTGCTCGGCCTGTTGAACGCCGAGATCGAACTGGCCGCTGGCGCCGCCGACGCCGCGTTGCAGGCCCTGCAAGCCCTGCCCGCAGGCAGCGACACCGGCCGGCCGGAACTGCTGCTGCGCACCCGGGCCCTGCTGCAGGCCCGCCGGGCAGGCGAAGGCGCGCAGGCCCTGCAAACCTGGGTCGCCAACCACCCCAAGGACGCCACGGCATGGCAGTTGCTGGCCGCCGTCGCACAGGCCCAGGGCCAGACCCTGCGCGCGGTGCGGGCCGAGGCCGAGGCCCATGCTGCGCGCTACGACTATGCCGCCGCCGCAGACCGCTTCAAGGCCGGACAAGACCTGGCGCGCCGCAGCGGCGCGGCCGTGGACCACATCGACGCCTCCATCATCGACACCCGGCTGCGCGCGATGGAGTCACTGCTGCGCGAACAGGCCGCCGAGCGCTGACTCGATCAGCACCCCGAGCAACGAATAGATCAGCGAGCCCAGCAGCGCGGCAGCAAACCCGGTGACCTGAAAGCCGTCGAGCAGGCTGGCGGCGGCCCAGAACATCAGCGCGTTGATGACGAACAGGAACAGCCCCAAGGTGACGATGGTCACCGGCAGCGTCAGCAGCACCAGCACCGGCCGCAGCACCACGTTGAACAGGCCAATGACGAAGGCCGCGATCAAGGCCGCGCCGAAGCTGCGCACCTCCACCCCGCTGTACACATAGGCCACGAACAGCAACGCGACAGCGCTGAGCAGCCATTTCAAAAGGACTCGCATGGCGACACGATAACATCGGCGCAGCGCCTGCCGGCAGCGCGCGGCGGGCATCCCGAAGCGGCCCCCGAGCGCCGGACTTCAGCCACGCAGCGCCACGGCAGGCAGCACGACGCCATTTCTTTTTGCCATCCCCGAGAGGCCACCCAATGACGACCCCAACGCCTGCCGCCGGCCAAGCCATGACGGCAACCCCTGCCACCGTGCGCCGGCTGGACGCCGATGAGGCCGCCGCCAGCGTTGCGGCGCTGGCCGATGTGCTGATCGACTGCGTACAGGGCGGCGCATCGGTCAGCTTCATGTGGCCGCTGCCGCGCGACAAGGCGCTGGCGTTTTGGCGCACCGTGGCCGAGGGCGTCGCCCGCAACGAGCGCGTGCTGCTGGTAGCCCAAGACCCGCATGGCGGCATCGTCGGCACCGTGCAACTGGTGACGGCCATGCCCGACAACCAACCCCACCGCGCCGACGTAGCCAAGATGCTAGTGCACCGCAAGGCGCGCCGCCAGGGTCTGGCCCGGCGCCTGCTGGCCGCCGTGGAGGATGCCGCCCGCGCCGAAGGCCGGACCGTGCTGGTGCTCGACACCGTGACCGGCGGCGACGCCGAGCGGCTGTACCGGCGCGCAGGCTGGCAGCAGGTGGGCATGGTGCCCGACTACGCGCTGATGCCGGACGGCGCATTCTGCAGCACCACGTTCTTCTACAAGCGCCTGCGCGGGCCAGACCGATGCGATGCCGGCCCGGTCTGAGACCGCGCTGCGGCACCCGCTTGCGCCGCACCGGGCCTGTCAGCGCCGCCATTGGCAGGCCCGAGGATGCGTCATGCGCCAGGCCCGGAACGAGACCGGGCATGGTCCGGGGCATGGCCCAAGGGAAAGCCCAAGAGATGGCCCAAGAGATGGCCCGGAATGAAGCCCGGACGCATGGCTGATATGCAGCTTGCGCCATCGGGAAAGCGGTCACCAGGCCCTGGGGTTTACCCCAGGTCCGTGAAGCGCCGTTCGGGCGGCGGCTGCGTGCATCATTGGGCGGTTGGCAAACCTTTTCCGGAGACTACATGCGTCGTGCCATTTTTCTGAAATCACTGGCAGCCATGGCTGCTGCGGGCGTGCTGCCCGTGTCGGCCCAAAAGGCAGCCGCCTTGAAGATGATGATTCCCGCCAACCCGGGCGGCGGCTGGGATTCCACCGGCCGCGCGCTGGGCAAGGCGATGCAGGATGCGGGGGCGGCAGCGTCGGTGTCTTATGACAACCGGGGCGGCGCCGCCGGGATCATTGGCCTGGCGCAGTTCGTCAATGCCAGCAAGGGCGACCCGAACGCATTGATGGTGATGGGCGCCGTGATGCTCGGCGGCATCATCGCCGGCAGGCCGCCGGTGGGGCTGGACAAGGTCACGCCGCTGGCGCGCCTGACCAGCGAGTACAACGTGTTCGTGCTGCCCGTCGATTCGCCGCACAAGACCATGAAGGATTTGCTCGAACAGCTCAAAAAAGACCCGGGCAGCGTCAAGTGGGGCGGTGGCTCGCGCGGCTCGACCGAGCACATTGCCGCCGCGATGATCGCCCGCGCGGTGGGGGTGGACCCGGCCAAGATCAACTTCGTGGCCTTCCGTGGCGGCGGTGAAGCCATCGCCGCCGTCCTGGGGGGCAATGTCACCGTGGGCGGCAGCGGCTACAGCGAGTTTGCCGAATACATCGCTGCCGGCAAGATGCGCGCCGTGGGCGTGACTTCCGGCACCCGCCTCAAGGGGGTGAACGTGCCCACGCTCAAGGAGCAGGGCATCGATGTGGAGATCGGCAACTGGCGCGGCGTGTACGGCGCCCCCGGCATCACGGACGGGCAGCGCAAAGTGCTGATCGATGCGCTGCACCGAACCTTCAAGCACCCGGCCTGGCAAGACCAGATGGACAAGAACCGCTGGACGCCCGCCTGGCTGGCCGGCGACGAGTTTGCCAACTTCGTCGATGCCGAGTTCGCCAGCCTGCGTGCCACGATGGCCAAGTCGGGGATGGTCTGACGTGGCGCCAGCACATTCGTCGCACCATCCAGCGCGCCATTCGTCGCATTCGTCGCACTCGCGGCCCTTGCAGACCCTGCTCGGTGCCGGCTTGGCGCTGCTGGCGCTGTTGCTGGCCTGGGGCGCCAGCGCGGTCAGTTCCGAGGCCGGCTACGGCGGCGTAGGCCCGAATTTTCTCCCCTGGCTGGTGAGCGCGGCGCTGCTGGTC from the Verminephrobacter eiseniae EF01-2 genome contains:
- a CDS encoding GNAT family N-acetyltransferase — translated: MTTPTPAAGQAMTATPATVRRLDADEAAASVAALADVLIDCVQGGASVSFMWPLPRDKALAFWRTVAEGVARNERVLLVAQDPHGGIVGTVQLVTAMPDNQPHRADVAKMLVHRKARRQGLARRLLAAVEDAARAEGRTVLVLDTVTGGDAERLYRRAGWQQVGMVPDYALMPDGAFCSTTFFYKRLRGPDRCDAGPV
- a CDS encoding M48 family metalloprotease, encoding MPPFLCRKAKAVVQRALLALTVGACALAWAPPASAQTGLPTLGDGSELGSSAERRLGDRIIRELYRDPDYIDDPVLEDYVQGLWQSLLAAARARGELSAELDERFAWEVLLGRDRSVNAFALPGGYLGLHLGLVGVTSTRDELASVLAHELSHVLQRHVSRLLTAQKKQTPLLLGALVLGALAASKNPDAAQALVVGGRALLLQNQLNFSRDMEREADRIGYGLMAPAGFAPQGFVGMFDKLQQANRLNDNGSWPYLRSHPLTTERSADMHARIPPGTAIGATAAAPATLEHALVAARARVLANPGVDSLRQWIAEPHSSGWASQPLPHRAAALYVAALGSSQLRDAAGARAAAQKLDDLVRNAPDARQASDPATRRLLGLLNAEIELAAGAADAALQALQALPAGSDTGRPELLLRTRALLQARRAGEGAQALQTWVANHPKDATAWQLLAAVAQAQGQTLRAVRAEAEAHAARYDYAAAADRFKAGQDLARRSGAAVDHIDASIIDTRLRAMESLLREQAAER
- a CDS encoding phage holin family protein, with translation MRVLLKWLLSAVALLFVAYVYSGVEVRSFGAALIAAFVIGLFNVVLRPVLVLLTLPVTIVTLGLFLFVINALMFWAAASLLDGFQVTGFAAALLGSLIYSLLGVLIESALGGLFAQQ
- the tfpZ gene encoding TfpX/TfpZ family type IV pilin accessory protein, with product MRNWLKRLCAREKERLHAGWAGRLRASGIHLGISLGIAALAALLVFGLWYPYPYRDVSGGRTLFLLVVSVDVIMGPLITLAIFNRTKRRRELVLDLSVVGMLQLAALGYGLWTVFVARPVHLVFEYSRMSVVHAIDVDDQLLAKAPPALQKLPITGPTLIALRPFKDANEQYDATMAALDGAALPARCDLWQPYASSTADILAVAKPITDLRQRFAQQTARIDRAVADSGQPAAQLRYLPLIDRGTAWTMLLDAATAEPRGFLALDPF
- a CDS encoding Bug family tripartite tricarboxylate transporter substrate binding protein, whose translation is MRRAIFLKSLAAMAAAGVLPVSAQKAAALKMMIPANPGGGWDSTGRALGKAMQDAGAAASVSYDNRGGAAGIIGLAQFVNASKGDPNALMVMGAVMLGGIIAGRPPVGLDKVTPLARLTSEYNVFVLPVDSPHKTMKDLLEQLKKDPGSVKWGGGSRGSTEHIAAAMIARAVGVDPAKINFVAFRGGGEAIAAVLGGNVTVGGSGYSEFAEYIAAGKMRAVGVTSGTRLKGVNVPTLKEQGIDVEIGNWRGVYGAPGITDGQRKVLIDALHRTFKHPAWQDQMDKNRWTPAWLAGDEFANFVDAEFASLRATMAKSGMV
- a CDS encoding CorA family divalent cation transporter, whose amino-acid sequence is MRIFHIHGGGVQELAALPARMPAQGFVWIACSRPVFQARLADIQGSLQALAGLQLVDLHVSDLLNAQLPSHFDYTSQYDLLVFRRLASAQGHAAAAPQDGPAPAGKRRGPPVLRRIDTSPVGFALFDQLLLTVHPDDCAVRNAYAARLLAALPGASPAEGRSSPLPGARLPGSPADLMLRVIHLMVDGYLDLRRELTRQLDHWQTELLKPRARGVNWASLLQARLALHALDEICEGQRAALQDWIETLETWALPDSPAGLRELDLLKVRSRDVLEHIERVVRHVRRLEQSTETAVQIHFSVQSQRTNDTMRTLTALTAVFLPLNLMAGIFGMNFEFLPLTDKANGFWWALAAMLFIALALLLLFWRKRYLARSGR
- the hemB gene encoding porphobilinogen synthase — encoded protein: MPVQSPAPFPQSRPRRLRRDAFTRALVREHALAPQDLIYPVFVHEGQNQRQAVASMPGVDRLSLDLLLPVAEDCLRLGIVVLALFPVIAPALKTPDAREALNPEGLIARVVRALKKELPELGLMTDVALDPYTSHGQDGVLGPAGDIINDDTVALLTRQALTHAEAGVDIIAPSDMMDGRIGAIREALEVQGHIHTRIMAYSAKYASAFYGPFRDAVGSRSALGQADKNTYQMDPGNSDEALREVAIDIAEGADMVMVKPGMPYLDIVRRVKDEFRMPTFVYQVSGEYAMIKAAAANGWLDHDAVMMECLLACKRAGADGVLSYFARDAARLLLKR
- the moaC gene encoding cyclic pyranopterin monophosphate synthase MoaC, which encodes MSALTHFDAQGHAHMVDVAAKPATHRMAIACGRIEMLPETLALIKTGTARKGDVLGVARIAGIQAAKKTSELIPLCHPLALTRVAIEFDAAAPAPTDASGISCTATVETVGPTGVEMEALTAVQIALLTIYDMCKAVDRGMVIHGVRVLQKHGGASGSFVSR